The uncultured Desulfuromonas sp. genome has a segment encoding these proteins:
- the coaE gene encoding dephospho-CoA kinase (Dephospho-CoA kinase (CoaE) performs the final step in coenzyme A biosynthesis.), which translates to MILGVTGGIASGKSTVVALLADLGAQVVSADQLSRDLVEPGQPALAALVTRFGETILNSDGTLDRKGLGKQVFADPDARRDLEAILHPAIAELSKQRLQQAGDLVGPSGLVVYEAPLLYEAGAEDRVDRVLTVTVAEEVQLQRLMARDQCDATAAQQRIDAQMPQEEKARRADYILDNSADLATLKTKVYQLFDQLCPGAAQL; encoded by the coding sequence ATGATTTTAGGAGTGACCGGAGGAATCGCCAGCGGTAAAAGTACCGTCGTGGCTCTGCTCGCTGATCTCGGGGCGCAGGTGGTCAGTGCCGACCAGTTGTCACGAGATCTGGTGGAACCGGGGCAACCCGCGCTGGCCGCGCTGGTTACGCGGTTTGGAGAAACGATTCTTAACTCCGATGGAACCCTGGACCGTAAAGGACTCGGCAAACAGGTGTTTGCCGATCCTGATGCGCGGCGTGATCTCGAAGCCATTCTCCATCCGGCCATTGCCGAGCTTTCCAAACAACGCCTTCAACAGGCCGGGGATCTGGTGGGCCCCAGCGGACTGGTGGTTTATGAGGCACCGTTGCTCTACGAAGCCGGAGCCGAAGATCGGGTGGATCGGGTGCTGACGGTAACGGTTGCTGAGGAGGTGCAGTTGCAGCGTTTGATGGCGCGTGACCAGTGTGATGCCACGGCTGCCCAACAACGGATTGATGCTCAGATGCCGCAAGAGGAAAAAGCGCGCCGTGCCGATTATATCCTTGATAACTCGGCGGATCTGGCCACACTGAAAACCAAGGTTTACCAACTGTTTGATCAGCTTTGTCCCGGTGCTGCGCAGCTCTGA
- a CDS encoding AAA family ATPase — protein sequence MKTVACYSIKGGVGKTASAVNFAYWSARQGHRTLLVDLDAQGASSFYFRVRNPSKKNWGKRFFKTYEQLLDQVKESDFNHLDILPAHPSFRHFDSLLAEHGGKSNRLHKVLKGLTAHYDVVILDCPPSISLLAENIFAAADLISVPMIPTTLSQRTFAQLLDFFDQQGYAKDRVRPFFTLADGRKQLHRETAATLRKSYPLFLKQAIPHSTYVEKMGIHQAPIDLFAHNSQANRCYQALWQEIAVALNLTQPSS from the coding sequence ATGAAGACCGTCGCCTGTTACAGCATCAAAGGCGGAGTGGGCAAAACCGCTTCGGCCGTAAACTTTGCCTATTGGTCAGCCCGGCAAGGTCATCGCACCCTGCTGGTCGATCTTGACGCCCAAGGGGCCTCGTCATTTTACTTCCGGGTCCGCAACCCGTCGAAAAAAAACTGGGGAAAGCGCTTTTTCAAGACCTATGAGCAGTTGCTCGACCAAGTCAAAGAGAGCGACTTCAACCATCTCGATATTCTGCCGGCCCATCCGTCTTTTCGTCATTTCGACAGTCTATTGGCTGAGCATGGCGGCAAGAGTAACCGTCTGCACAAAGTCCTCAAGGGACTGACAGCGCACTACGATGTGGTCATCCTCGACTGCCCGCCGAGCATCAGCCTGCTGGCGGAAAACATCTTTGCCGCAGCCGATCTGATCAGCGTACCGATGATCCCCACCACTCTGTCACAGCGCACGTTTGCACAATTGCTCGATTTTTTTGATCAACAGGGCTACGCCAAAGACCGGGTGCGACCGTTTTTCACCTTGGCCGACGGCCGCAAACAACTGCACCGTGAAACCGCGGCGACTCTGCGAAAGAGTTATCCGTTATTTTTAAAACAAGCCATACCACACTCCACCTACGTGGAAAAAATGGGCATTCACCAGGCGCCCATTGATCTGTTTGCCCACAACAGTCAGGCCAACCGATGCTACCAGGCCTTATGGCAGGAGATTGCCGTCGCCCTCAACCTGACCCAACCATCCTCTTGA
- a CDS encoding HEAT repeat domain-containing protein, which translates to MEGFTDNALEQALIGWAKLLKNVSYYPDGHPSLNNAVHHSVELFRTVLAQSDAPLVLTVKRRQFLIDNHPLISNHPLPPDVANRLFAHKIKALTFLPDLVDRHLLSLCRIITNEPATVIAEGGVQDLLEKQQVTTIWTNELDLGAINARREAMEKEHHTGTNPGNEAGSSGHNNSPGQLLESPEVSLQQVMDKLQEILLAPTKETEMPFLHGLRQLTQALQRLMGEGHHQQALQILKQLDVWIQNPQTDARYVRVLRQAVASLIGHPLVDLLIDNAKTRQEQHFVMRIIMDLPAQQVGSLLIQRLSEELDNKLRKFLSQLLVAMGEQVFPLLIDCLSDDRWFVTRNAITILSESRSEELTEQFIPFLDHPDGRVAKEAIRALARIKTEQASQALIAQLENNDYEFPNQVILALGAQADPAAVPPLVRIARQRDPFLNQKSQVRDAILALSEIASPDCSQTLIDLVERGKLVKRKEYNEIRCQAAAAMGNLSDPESLAALQRASESSNQKLASTARQALRQRSES; encoded by the coding sequence ATGGAAGGATTTACCGATAACGCATTAGAACAAGCGTTGATTGGCTGGGCCAAGCTGCTGAAAAATGTCAGCTACTATCCTGACGGCCATCCATCACTCAACAATGCGGTTCATCACTCCGTAGAGCTGTTTCGCACGGTTCTGGCTCAAAGCGATGCTCCTCTGGTGCTGACCGTCAAACGTCGCCAGTTTCTCATCGACAACCACCCTTTGATCAGCAACCATCCGCTCCCGCCCGATGTGGCTAATCGTCTGTTTGCTCATAAAATCAAGGCACTGACCTTTCTGCCGGACCTGGTTGACCGTCACCTGCTCAGTTTATGTCGCATCATTACCAATGAGCCGGCCACCGTCATTGCCGAAGGGGGCGTCCAAGACCTGCTTGAGAAGCAGCAGGTCACCACGATCTGGACCAATGAACTCGACCTGGGTGCTATCAATGCACGTCGCGAAGCGATGGAAAAAGAGCACCATACCGGCACGAATCCGGGCAACGAGGCCGGGTCCTCAGGGCATAACAACAGCCCTGGACAGCTGCTGGAGTCACCGGAAGTCTCATTACAGCAGGTGATGGATAAACTGCAGGAAATCCTCCTGGCACCAACCAAAGAGACGGAAATGCCGTTTCTCCATGGTTTACGCCAACTCACCCAGGCTCTGCAACGTCTGATGGGAGAGGGGCACCACCAGCAGGCCCTGCAGATTCTCAAACAACTGGATGTGTGGATTCAAAACCCGCAGACCGATGCCCGCTATGTGCGTGTTCTCCGCCAGGCAGTAGCTTCCCTGATAGGCCACCCGCTGGTGGACCTGTTGATTGACAACGCCAAAACGCGTCAGGAACAGCATTTCGTCATGCGCATTATCATGGATCTTCCCGCGCAACAGGTGGGTTCCTTGCTGATCCAGCGTCTGAGTGAGGAACTGGATAACAAATTACGCAAATTCCTCAGCCAACTGCTGGTCGCCATGGGCGAACAGGTTTTTCCCCTGTTGATTGATTGCCTGTCTGATGACCGCTGGTTTGTCACCCGCAACGCCATCACCATTCTCAGTGAAAGCCGTAGTGAGGAATTAACGGAGCAGTTCATTCCCTTTCTCGACCATCCCGATGGGCGGGTGGCCAAAGAAGCCATCCGCGCCCTGGCCCGCATCAAAACGGAACAGGCCAGCCAGGCCCTCATCGCTCAACTGGAAAATAATGATTACGAATTTCCCAACCAGGTGATTCTTGCCTTGGGTGCCCAGGCAGATCCGGCGGCGGTGCCGCCTCTGGTGCGTATCGCCCGCCAACGTGATCCCTTTCTCAACCAGAAAAGCCAAGTGCGTGATGCCATCCTCGCCCTGAGTGAAATCGCCTCGCCGGATTGCAGTCAGACTCTCATTGACCTGGTTGAGCGCGGCAAGTTGGTCAAACGCAAGGAATACAACGAAATTCGCTGCCAAGCCGCCGCGGCCATGGGCAATCTGTCTGACCCGGAAAGCCTGGCGGCCCTGCAACGCGCCAGTGAATCCTCAAACCAGAAACTGGCCTCCACAGCCCGCCAGGCCCTGCGCCAGCGATCGGAATCCTGA
- a CDS encoding IclR family transcriptional regulator produces MPAKKDKSEYIIQAVSHALDLLEQFHDEVDELGVTELSKRLKLHKNNVFRLLATLESRGYIEQNKATENYRLGLKSLELGQTFIKQMGLLRQAKLTLEHLVEECNETAYVAIFKENHVVYLDVVETDMTVRVVSRVGSRLPAYCTAAGKVHLAHMSDEELESVLPKELPTFTASTHSSLEGLKKELVEVCEQGYAMDNEELDPGVRCIAAPIRDYTRRIVGAISLSGPSMRFTDERMTDELTPLVIDAAATLSTRLGYRQ; encoded by the coding sequence ATGCCCGCGAAAAAAGACAAATCGGAATATATAATTCAGGCCGTATCTCATGCCTTGGATCTGCTCGAACAGTTCCATGACGAGGTGGACGAACTGGGCGTTACCGAACTCAGCAAACGTCTGAAACTGCACAAGAACAACGTGTTCAGACTTTTGGCAACGTTGGAGTCTCGTGGCTATATCGAGCAGAACAAAGCAACGGAAAACTACCGCCTGGGCCTGAAGTCTCTGGAATTGGGACAAACCTTCATCAAGCAGATGGGCCTGTTGCGTCAGGCAAAACTCACTCTGGAGCATTTAGTCGAGGAGTGTAACGAGACCGCCTATGTCGCCATCTTCAAGGAGAACCATGTTGTTTACCTTGATGTCGTTGAAACCGACATGACCGTACGGGTGGTTTCACGCGTTGGTTCACGCTTGCCCGCCTACTGCACTGCCGCCGGCAAAGTTCATCTCGCCCACATGTCTGACGAAGAACTCGAGTCCGTCCTGCCCAAGGAACTGCCGACCTTTACCGCATCCACCCATTCCAGTCTCGAGGGACTGAAAAAAGAGCTGGTTGAGGTATGTGAACAAGGTTACGCCATGGACAACGAAGAACTTGACCCCGGTGTCCGCTGCATTGCCGCCCCGATTCGCGATTACACCCGACGCATTGTCGGTGCAATCAGCCTGTCCGGTCCGTCCATGCGCTTCACCGACGAACGGATGACCGACGAGTTGACCCCGCTGGTGATTGATGCAGCCGCAACCCTGTCCACCCGACTGGGCTACCGTCAATAA
- a CDS encoding glycosyltransferase encodes MAQIDLHVHSKYSNHPSEWFLQRLGASESYTEPETIYKLARQRGMDFVTITDHNRIKASMELVEKYPQHCFSGVEATAYFPEDKCKIHVLIYGLDRDQFSKIQKKRKNIYKLREYLRKEDLACVVAHATYAVNNRLTLDHLEKLIVLFNNFEGRNGSRSVLNNDILSQVLQGLTPDDVEHLAQKHDLEPWGRTPWLKGLTGGSDDHAGLFIGKTSTRVEARTPQELLDQLKRGATEPCGRQNDFQGLTFAIYKIAFDFSQHNSTAFAQSTLSDLTRYLFSDKKLSFKDRLRLNKMKSKKNNQVYQNLVQLIETSRTLQQDDIDSRLDLLYDCIANISDQYFRSLLGSLNTNITEMDIIRIIQGLSSSIPGIFLSVPFFSSFRHMFGDRQLINQFNGSLGKQMTRNSKRILWLTDTLTDLNGVSMTLQTIGHLSEEKGFAIRIMTSLTDEQKHAGLPQSTLIVPPLYSTALPHYEDITVNVPSVLRMLKMVYDYNPDELYISTPGPVGLLGLLIGRMLGTEVKGIYHTDFTVESQSIIDEPAICDMIEQYSKWFFNQFDTLLVPTTEYMHLLKERGYRHRHMALFRRGLRTEHFRPMERPSPDVSGRRRLLYVGRVSKDKNLDFLLEVYRKVRQRHPDICLSIAGAGPYLGEMKLACRDLPEVAFLGRVAYDELPSVYNSHDLFVFPSLSDTFGMVVLEAQACGIPALVADIGGPKEIVVDGETGYVLSSQSVDGWVDRLDSLLSDLEGDRNDYQRLSQAARQRVEERFSWDSILLDMTRPVDTTLPRLSRHRHQPGLGGLLKLASNMMVHSYD; translated from the coding sequence ATGGCACAGATTGATTTACACGTTCACTCGAAGTATTCCAACCATCCTTCCGAATGGTTCCTGCAACGCCTCGGCGCCTCTGAATCCTACACCGAACCGGAGACCATCTACAAATTGGCCCGCCAGCGCGGCATGGATTTCGTCACCATCACCGACCACAATCGCATCAAGGCATCGATGGAGTTGGTGGAAAAATACCCGCAGCATTGTTTCAGCGGTGTGGAGGCCACGGCTTATTTTCCTGAGGATAAGTGCAAGATTCACGTGCTGATTTACGGTCTGGATCGTGACCAGTTCAGCAAGATCCAGAAAAAACGTAAAAACATCTACAAATTGCGGGAGTATTTGCGCAAGGAGGACCTGGCCTGCGTTGTGGCGCATGCCACCTACGCGGTCAACAATCGCCTGACCCTCGATCATCTGGAAAAACTGATCGTGTTGTTCAACAACTTTGAAGGGCGCAACGGCAGCCGCAGCGTGCTCAATAACGATATCCTCTCCCAAGTATTGCAGGGTCTGACCCCGGACGATGTGGAACACCTGGCGCAAAAGCACGATCTCGAACCCTGGGGGCGCACCCCGTGGTTAAAAGGCCTGACCGGTGGCTCCGATGACCACGCCGGGCTGTTTATCGGCAAAACCTCGACCCGTGTCGAAGCCCGCACCCCGCAGGAACTTCTCGACCAGCTCAAACGCGGCGCCACGGAGCCGTGCGGTCGCCAGAACGATTTTCAGGGGCTGACCTTTGCCATCTACAAAATCGCCTTTGACTTCTCCCAGCACAACAGTACCGCTTTTGCCCAGTCAACGCTCAGCGATCTGACCCGCTATCTGTTCAGCGATAAAAAGCTCAGCTTTAAAGACCGGCTGCGTCTGAACAAAATGAAGTCGAAAAAGAATAATCAGGTGTACCAGAATCTGGTGCAACTCATTGAAACCAGTCGCACGCTGCAGCAGGATGATATCGATTCGCGCCTTGACCTGCTCTATGACTGCATTGCCAATATCTCCGACCAGTATTTTCGCTCGTTGCTCGGCTCGCTGAACACCAATATCACCGAGATGGACATCATCCGCATCATTCAGGGGCTGTCGTCATCGATTCCGGGAATTTTCCTGTCGGTGCCGTTTTTTTCCTCGTTCCGCCACATGTTCGGCGATCGTCAGCTGATCAATCAGTTTAATGGCAGCCTCGGCAAGCAGATGACGCGCAACTCCAAGCGCATCCTGTGGTTGACCGATACGCTGACTGATCTCAACGGCGTCTCCATGACCTTGCAGACCATCGGCCATCTGTCCGAGGAAAAAGGCTTTGCCATTCGCATTATGACCAGTCTGACGGATGAGCAAAAACATGCCGGTCTGCCGCAGTCGACGCTGATTGTGCCGCCGCTCTATTCGACGGCTTTGCCCCATTACGAGGACATTACCGTTAATGTGCCGTCGGTGCTGCGTATGCTGAAGATGGTCTACGATTACAATCCGGATGAGCTGTACATCTCCACCCCCGGACCGGTGGGACTGCTCGGCCTGTTGATCGGCCGCATGCTCGGTACGGAAGTCAAGGGGATTTATCACACCGACTTTACCGTGGAGTCGCAGTCCATCATCGATGAGCCGGCGATCTGCGACATGATCGAACAGTACAGCAAATGGTTTTTCAACCAGTTCGACACTCTGTTGGTACCGACCACCGAGTACATGCATCTGCTCAAAGAACGTGGCTATCGCCATCGTCACATGGCGCTGTTCCGGCGTGGGTTGCGCACTGAACACTTTCGGCCCATGGAGCGTCCCTCACCGGACGTCTCGGGCCGGCGACGGTTACTCTATGTCGGTCGGGTGTCCAAGGATAAAAACCTCGACTTTTTGTTAGAGGTGTATCGCAAGGTGCGCCAGCGCCATCCCGATATCTGCCTGAGTATTGCCGGTGCCGGTCCCTATCTGGGCGAGATGAAACTGGCCTGTCGCGATCTGCCCGAGGTGGCGTTTCTCGGTCGGGTCGCTTATGACGAACTGCCATCGGTGTATAACAGCCATGATCTGTTTGTCTTTCCCAGCCTCAGTGACACCTTCGGCATGGTGGTGCTCGAAGCTCAGGCCTGTGGTATTCCGGCTCTGGTCGCCGATATCGGCGGCCCCAAGGAAATTGTCGTCGATGGCGAAACCGGCTATGTGCTGTCCTCCCAGTCGGTGGATGGCTGGGTCGACCGGCTTGACAGCCTGCTGTCGGATCTGGAAGGGGATCGTAACGATTATCAGCGCCTGTCTCAGGCGGCCCGCCAACGGGTCGAAGAGCGCTTCAGCTGGGACAGCATTTTGTTGGACATGACCCGTCCTGTGGATACCACCTTGCCGCGTTTGTCGCGGCATCGTCATCAACCCGGTCTCGGCGGATTGCTGAAACTGGCCTCAAACATGATGGTGCATTCCTATGACTGA
- a CDS encoding radical SAM protein encodes MTEQISPLSDALKVTGRLLRSGRVPGQLIIQYTDRCNATCPQCGMRVTNDFARATLAEQRVAEMIRHAADQGVAALSFTGGEPFMCLDEICRLAIVAGNNRIPYIRTGTNGYLFRGADKADFTDRMKALADKLAATPLRNIWVSIDSSDVATHEQMRGLPGVIKGVEKALPIFAERGLYLSANLGINRYFAGRDKDRDDLDYPFFRAGFDRFYRFVADLGFTIANVCYPMHGDDDSDQAVYAATATDRVVSFTYEEKLNLFQALSDAIPGHREKIRIFTPRCSLHALLQQYRGREELTTPCRGGIDYFFIDSQTGHSYPCGYRGDEDLGRFEEMDLRHCSLSQSCRRCDWECFRDPTELFSPLLDLRLAPGRLVQRLWKDRAFYRLWREDLRYYRACDFFDGRRNLDHEKLRAWRNPVLP; translated from the coding sequence ATGACTGAGCAGATTTCTCCGCTGAGTGATGCCCTTAAAGTCACCGGTCGCCTGTTGCGCTCCGGTCGGGTGCCCGGCCAGTTGATCATTCAATACACGGACCGCTGCAATGCCACCTGTCCGCAATGCGGCATGCGGGTGACCAACGATTTTGCCCGCGCCACCCTGGCCGAACAGCGCGTGGCCGAGATGATTCGTCATGCTGCGGATCAGGGCGTTGCGGCGTTGTCCTTTACCGGTGGCGAGCCGTTTATGTGTCTGGATGAGATCTGCCGTCTGGCGATAGTGGCCGGAAACAACCGGATCCCCTACATTCGTACCGGCACCAACGGCTACCTGTTTCGCGGCGCGGATAAAGCGGATTTTACCGACCGCATGAAGGCGCTGGCCGATAAGTTGGCCGCCACCCCGTTACGCAATATCTGGGTGAGCATCGACTCCTCTGATGTGGCCACCCACGAACAGATGCGTGGTTTGCCCGGCGTGATCAAGGGGGTGGAAAAAGCCCTGCCGATCTTTGCCGAGCGGGGGCTGTACCTGTCGGCGAATCTCGGTATTAACCGCTACTTTGCCGGACGTGATAAGGATCGGGACGATTTGGACTATCCGTTTTTTCGCGCCGGTTTTGATCGTTTCTACCGTTTTGTCGCCGACCTCGGCTTCACCATCGCCAATGTGTGTTATCCGATGCATGGTGACGATGATTCCGACCAGGCCGTTTATGCGGCCACAGCCACAGATCGGGTGGTCAGTTTTACTTACGAAGAGAAACTCAACCTGTTTCAGGCGCTGTCGGATGCGATTCCCGGGCATCGGGAAAAAATTCGCATCTTTACCCCACGTTGCAGCCTGCACGCCCTGCTGCAGCAGTATCGCGGCCGCGAGGAGCTGACGACCCCGTGTCGTGGTGGGATTGATTATTTCTTTATCGACAGCCAGACCGGGCACAGCTATCCGTGCGGCTATCGCGGCGACGAGGATCTCGGCCGATTTGAAGAGATGGATTTACGCCACTGTTCATTATCACAGTCGTGCCGTCGCTGTGACTGGGAATGCTTTCGCGACCCGACCGAGCTGTTTTCGCCATTGCTGGATCTGCGCCTGGCACCGGGACGGCTGGTGCAACGGCTGTGGAAAGACCGCGCCTTCTACCGCCTGTGGCGTGAAGATTTGCGTTACTATCGTGCCTGCGATTTTTTTGACGGCCGCCGCAATCTGGACCATGAAAAGTTGCGTGCGTGGCGTAACCCGGTGTTGCCTTAG
- a CDS encoding helix-hairpin-helix domain-containing protein, whose translation MNTPILNVRGIGPATAALLAENGITSAEELAAQKVGSLAAVKGFSETRSRRVIADAQALFAVVSTKTETNQKTTPAKETTKKKKTKDKKPAEKKAAKKQNKKEDKTETKKNKKKKDKKKGKKSKKKKKK comes from the coding sequence ATGAACACCCCCATCCTCAATGTCCGCGGTATCGGCCCGGCCACCGCAGCCCTGCTCGCGGAAAACGGTATCACCAGCGCTGAAGAACTCGCCGCGCAAAAAGTCGGCAGTTTGGCCGCCGTTAAAGGATTCAGCGAAACGCGTTCACGTCGGGTGATTGCCGATGCCCAGGCATTGTTTGCCGTTGTCAGCACAAAAACCGAAACGAACCAAAAGACCACCCCGGCAAAAGAGACCACGAAGAAAAAGAAAACGAAGGACAAAAAGCCCGCAGAGAAAAAAGCGGCTAAAAAACAGAACAAGAAGGAGGATAAAACAGAAACGAAAAAAAATAAAAAAAAGAAGGACAAGAAAAAGGGCAAAAAAAGCAAAAAGAAGAAGAAGAAATGA
- the hemL gene encoding glutamate-1-semialdehyde 2,1-aminomutase produces MKHDCSHDYFAKAKEVIPGGVNSPVRAFKSVGCDPLFIERAEGSRIYDADHQSYIDYVGSWGPMILGHCHPEVVRAIQDAAVNGASFGAPTYKEIELAKMVCDAYPNIEKVRMVSSGTEATMSAIRLARGCTGRDKILKFDGCYHGHADSLLVKAGSGAATFGVPTSPGIPADFAKYTLTATYNDLAEVKSMVAANKDEIACIILEPIAGNMGCVPPQPGFLEGLRELCTAEGIILIIDEVMTGFRVAFGGAQERFNVRGDLVCLGKIIGGGLPVGAFGGKKELMDQLSPEGGIYQAGTLSGNPLAMSAGITTLKLLKQEGFYEQIEEKSAYLEAGLRQAAAKSPIPTCLQRVGGMFCTYFCEGPVTSFSDAVKSDTEAFSRYFRTMLDSGINMAPSQFEAGFMSVAHSKKDLDQTIEAAEKAFALL; encoded by the coding sequence ATGAAACACGATTGTTCGCACGATTATTTTGCCAAGGCTAAAGAGGTCATCCCCGGTGGAGTTAACAGTCCGGTCCGCGCGTTTAAATCGGTCGGCTGTGATCCGCTGTTTATCGAACGTGCCGAGGGCAGTCGCATCTACGATGCCGACCACCAAAGCTACATCGATTATGTCGGTTCCTGGGGTCCGATGATTCTCGGCCATTGCCACCCTGAAGTGGTCCGTGCGATTCAGGATGCTGCCGTCAACGGCGCCTCCTTTGGTGCTCCCACCTATAAAGAGATTGAGCTGGCCAAAATGGTCTGCGACGCCTACCCCAACATCGAAAAAGTGCGCATGGTGTCCTCGGGTACCGAAGCGACCATGAGCGCTATCCGTCTGGCACGTGGCTGCACCGGTCGCGACAAGATCCTCAAATTTGACGGCTGCTACCACGGTCACGCCGATTCGCTGCTGGTCAAGGCCGGCAGTGGTGCGGCAACCTTTGGTGTGCCCACCTCACCCGGTATCCCGGCGGACTTTGCCAAATACACCCTGACCGCCACCTACAATGATCTCGCCGAGGTCAAGAGCATGGTCGCGGCCAACAAGGATGAGATCGCCTGCATCATCCTTGAACCCATCGCCGGCAACATGGGCTGTGTCCCGCCGCAACCGGGCTTCCTCGAAGGGTTGCGCGAGCTGTGTACGGCCGAGGGGATTATCCTGATTATTGATGAGGTGATGACCGGCTTCCGTGTTGCGTTCGGCGGCGCTCAGGAGCGCTTCAATGTACGCGGCGATCTGGTGTGTCTGGGTAAAATCATCGGCGGCGGTCTGCCGGTGGGAGCATTCGGCGGCAAAAAGGAGCTGATGGATCAACTCTCTCCCGAAGGTGGCATCTATCAGGCCGGCACGTTATCCGGCAACCCTCTGGCCATGAGCGCCGGCATCACCACCCTGAAACTGCTCAAACAGGAAGGGTTTTACGAGCAGATTGAAGAGAAGAGTGCCTACCTCGAAGCCGGTCTGCGTCAGGCGGCGGCGAAAAGCCCGATCCCCACCTGCCTGCAACGGGTCGGCGGGATGTTCTGCACCTACTTCTGCGAAGGGCCGGTCACCAGCTTCAGCGATGCCGTCAAAAGTGATACCGAAGCGTTCAGCCGTTACTTCCGCACCATGCTCGACAGCGGCATCAACATGGCACCGTCTCAATTTGAAGCGGGCTTCATGAGCGTTGCCCACAGCAAAAAAGACCTCGACCAGACCATTGAAGCGGCGGAAAAAGCCTTCGCATTGCTGTAA
- a CDS encoding CHAD domain-containing protein produces MTPLLSWHVKEPLTHDRISCLLAPYTVECVDDRDMQWSVLDDPAWHIWQDGSILLYAHHQPSLQLWRENAVQLSDTKVSPQARFPHHLHNKPLTERLKALLGVRAFTEKQRISWRHTVLAVRNDDRKIVCRLTLIQRPETTLLSLHPLRGYQQETEAICRQLSSLDMQPCALLTMRQILLYSGLQVVVPPKQLTFNLKPTQAGQRAILHMIERLVSVARQQEQGLCDDIDTEYIHQYRVALRKARSLVSLFKTCLPKDARNALKQQLKQLAQRSNRLRDLDVFLLDRDHYTSLLPTALRPGLDDAFQRIQRRRNREQKQLAALLLSADYQDEVQQLMAAFDQAQQPLTNKGTTPIRPLAAQKIARQYRQICRDGLKIDDTTADETIHAVRIECKKLRYLLELFGELFDRKRIKRLIKELKQLQDILGRFNDLTVQQEFLSHLATTTRDTTQTISLTALVAVLYQQHVQERQRVVGAIAAFTAEDVVADIQPLTRDGDTS; encoded by the coding sequence ATGACCCCGCTTTTGTCCTGGCACGTGAAAGAACCGCTCACGCATGATCGGATTTCATGCTTACTGGCACCCTATACCGTCGAATGCGTCGATGACAGGGACATGCAGTGGAGCGTCCTTGATGATCCAGCCTGGCATATCTGGCAAGACGGCTCTATTCTGCTTTATGCCCACCACCAACCGTCATTGCAACTCTGGCGGGAGAATGCCGTTCAACTCAGCGACACCAAGGTCTCGCCTCAGGCGCGCTTTCCTCATCACCTACACAACAAGCCATTGACAGAGCGCCTGAAAGCGTTGCTCGGCGTGCGAGCCTTCACTGAAAAGCAACGCATCTCATGGCGGCACACCGTTCTCGCCGTACGCAATGACGATCGCAAAATCGTCTGCCGCCTGACCCTGATTCAACGCCCGGAGACCACCCTGCTCAGTCTGCACCCCCTGCGCGGTTATCAGCAGGAAACTGAAGCCATCTGCCGCCAACTGTCTTCGCTGGACATGCAGCCCTGTGCCTTACTGACCATGCGCCAAATCCTCCTCTACAGCGGGCTTCAGGTTGTGGTGCCGCCCAAACAACTGACCTTTAACCTCAAACCCACTCAAGCTGGACAGCGGGCCATCCTGCACATGATCGAACGCCTGGTCTCCGTGGCTCGCCAACAGGAACAGGGTCTCTGTGACGATATCGATACGGAATACATCCACCAGTATCGGGTGGCGTTACGCAAGGCCCGTTCACTGGTCAGTCTGTTTAAGACCTGTCTCCCGAAAGACGCCAGAAATGCTCTGAAGCAACAGCTGAAGCAATTGGCCCAACGCAGTAATCGTCTGCGTGATCTGGATGTGTTCCTGCTGGATCGCGACCATTACACCTCCTTGCTTCCGACGGCACTTCGCCCCGGTCTGGACGACGCCTTTCAGCGCATTCAGCGCCGGCGCAACCGGGAACAGAAACAACTGGCAGCCCTGTTGCTTTCTGCGGACTATCAGGATGAAGTCCAGCAGTTGATGGCCGCTTTCGATCAGGCACAACAGCCGTTGACCAACAAGGGGACCACGCCGATCAGGCCGTTAGCCGCCCAAAAAATTGCCCGTCAATACCGACAAATTTGCCGGGATGGTCTGAAAATTGACGACACCACCGCCGATGAGACCATTCACGCAGTGCGCATTGAATGCAAAAAATTACGTTATCTGCTCGAACTGTTCGGAGAACTGTTTGACCGCAAACGCATTAAACGGCTGATCAAAGAGCTCAAGCAACTTCAGGACATCCTCGGCCGCTTCAACGACCTGACCGTGCAGCAGGAATTTCTCAGTCATCTGGCGACCACAACCCGTGACACGACTCAAACCATCAGTCTCACTGCCCTGGTCGCGGTTCTTTATCAACAGCATGTTCAGGAACGGCAACGGGTGGTGGGCGCCATTGCTGCCTTTACCGCTGAAGACGTTGTCGCTGACATTCAACCCCTGACCCGAGACGGAGACACGTCATGA